AGATTGGATCTAGAAATAGTTGCCGCTTATATAATTTGTCTGGCAGTTAATGGTACCAGAATAGGAGATATTGCACGTGTTTTCATATGTCTTGCTCAGCTTCTTATGCTTGATCATCGAAGATAAAATATACTCATAATCAggccccggactggcaatctgtgggttctggcaaatgccagaagggctgctataaggtaccatagaaaatcactatttagtgggctggtgggggctgattgggcctctgtgagggctgattgggcctctgtgtacctgaaatgacagggcctattttaattctcagtccggacctgctcaaAATTCTACGTAGTTTGTCTTTCTTGCAAGTACATATCTCTTATGTTCTCAGCCATTATTTCTTTATCTCTGCCACTTGCTCCTTTTtcactttgttctttttttctcttccatTTCAATTTCCAGATTCTCCACTTTCTCATTTTAGTCTCCTTTTTGGCAGAAGCATTTTCTTTTAagatgtttgattccagtttttctccttcttttcctCTCAGAAACCTCTTTGTCATCCATTTCAATTTCCCAATCTTCCACTTTCtcttttttgtctcttttttgtcAGAAGCATTTTCTTCTAagatgtttgattccagtttttctccttcttttcctCTCAGAAACCTCTTTGTCATCCATTTCAATTTACGAATCTTCCACTTTCtcttttttgtctcttttttgtcAGAAGCATTTTCTTCTAagatgtttgattccagtttttcttcttctttcctctcAGAGACCTCTTTGTCACTATCCATTTTGACTTCAGGATTATTCTCAGAGACCTCTTTCTCAGCTTCTGTTTTGTCTTCTTTCGTCTCAGTGACCTCTTTGCCAGTTTCATTCTCATACTTCACTTCTGCTTTAATAGGTGTTTTGCTTCCTAAAACAAACCATTGCAACTGCTTAGTGAACTCTATGGTAAAACGACCATATCCCATAATGCAACATATTGTCATATGCGCCCATTTCATCAAATTATCACATAAACTTGCACTGTGCACTTCTTTTGAGAGGGGTTATGCTGTTTTTTCCCTCTACGGTGTCTGTTGTTTGGGCTATATTGCAGACATTACAGAGAGATAAGCCTAAATGgttcttttaaaaatacaaacttgAGCCTCACCTCTATACACAACTACCTCTCTCATAAGAAGTACAGTGCAAGTCAACCAGAGCTACTGAACTCTAGAATAAAGACTCAATATCTGTTCATACATGATAATATTTATACTTACCTCCTTTTTGTGTTCCATGAAGTGCAGTATTATCTGAAATTTCAGGAGCCTCAATATCCTTTTTACACTCCTTATATTTTTTGCTAAgataaaaagatattaaaaaagatattaaaaaaatgttttttataaactgACTCTGGGACACAGTGATATTAAATTGTTAGGATCTATTAACTATTCCACTGTGTGGAATTATATCtggtagggatacaccaaattcaTTAtgtaggattcagccaaatcctttttgaaagtttcgtccgaatactgaaccgaatcctaatttgcatataaacattaaggcaAATTCGGGGCGGAaaaggaaaatgtggaaaaactatttttacttccttgttttgtaacaaaaagtcacacgatttcagattgcatatgcaaattacgatttggttcggccaggcaaaaggatttgcccgattcctgctgaaaaaggcggaatcctgcgcgaatcccaaactgaatcctggattcgatgcatccctaacaTCTGGCCATGATATGAGCACACATCTGAATAAATGAATCATGCACTTTGCCTTATTTAAGACTTGATAAGGCCTCTAAAGCTTCTACTCTGCATAAGGCATTAGCTCTTGGGCACTCAAACACCTTTAATCAATTCATCTACATACATCCCTCCCTTCCCCTTCATCTCCAATAATTAAATTTAGTATAAAATtccccctttttattttaaattaatacaatcatataaacattttctttacaaaatatttaatttacatgtATAGTATTGCAAAAGAAAAGCAAGGGATTATGATGTCTGGACATAACTGGGTTCAGAAGAACTTACCGAAGAAAATAATATAGCAATAAAAGAAGTTCCAGGACTAATATGGCAGCGCATAGCAGAGATTTCACGCAATaaacttggcacttgttctgttCAGTGTCTGTACCAAAGAGAAATACAATTATTGGGTGCACATTAacctaattatttaaataattatccATTAACaatgataaaaaacaaacaaacaaaagaaaattaaagctAGTATAAAAACATGCCATTATATATAATACCTATAGATATGACTAATAtatatcactaataataatatataacaatagGTGACCTAGCAAACCATTAATTGTTTATAAATGCCATAAATGTAAGATTATTTTGGTACCTGTAGTTTTAGAATAAGTAGATGCAAATAAGATGAAGATcaataaaatagtttaaaaatataCTACAGTTAGGTGAGTGTTTACAACTCTTTAAATAATAACAACtacaacaataatatatatatatatatatatatatatatatatatatatattaaatatagttaAGATATGTATGACAAATATATATGACTGATAATAATATAAACTAGGTGACCTACCACaacattaattttaatattttatatatagatatatataagcaAATTTTCATACCTGTAGTTTTAGAATAAGACATTTCAAATAagatgaaaaataagaaaataaataagaaaagatGTGTCTGCATTGTAGCTGTTAGCTCAGTGACACTAAGGAATGATGTCCCTTTTCAACTGACTAACAGACTGTTCATTATGATGTAATCTCATGGCTTCATTATGATGTAATCTTATGGCTTCATTATGATGTAATCTTATGGCTTCATTATGATGTTACAATGAGACCACACATCCACTAAGGCTTGTTTACAGTTACTATGGTTACTAACAGTTACCTTTCTCAAACACACACACTTGTAATTCACTGGTTGGTTATAAAAACTAGTTTTGTTTGCAACTCTGTTACATAATACTTTATCTTAAAGGCGATCTAtcgcgaaaatgtaatataagcttcatcatactgaaaaaagaaactttgaatatacaatcaattgaatattctgcatcgtttctgaaataatcaagtttatattcactattcctatCTCAGTaactgtttctcctcattctgtcttcatgcagcaattgggtgtcaggCGAATGATCCACtacatcttatagggggctcccttttcttttctttttttaactttctctttattgatttttcacaTTATCATTCACAATAAAGCTTTGgagttttcagattttcttttacATAGAGCATTGGTTTTCTACATTGCCATTTTACCATGTAATCAACACTATACATCCAATAAACCTGTGTTACTTCACATAATTGGTACAATCTTGAGGCATATATCTTTACCAGGAAAAAAACATACTCATGCAATTAACCGAAAGCTATGGGTAAATCATCCATACTCCAGAATTGGTAACAACCTCAGGTTGTAAGTAAGGATAATGTAAACCAACAAatgataaaacaaataaaaaataaagaaaaaactccTCCTTGGGCAAGTCCTTAGTAAAGGTATGACTGTggtatttgtactgaaatgttgGTGACTATAGTTAGGGCTGTGGCTCCCCCCTTTATTGACCCTTTCCATCCAAGATCCTGTTCCATTTGGGCAGGGGAGTTGCAATGAATAGAAAAAACGACCAAGTGATTGGACCTGGCTAAATCAGTTCCGGTAGGCCCCTATATAATCTGAGTAGAGTCCCAAGCATACCAAATCCTGTCGAAACTGTCCCCTCTATTGTTACGAAGTGCCGTTAGGTATTCCATCCGCCTAATGAAGCGGACTCTTTCCAAAAAATCTGTTTCAGATAGGGGATGGGTACATTTCCATTTCCCCACAATTGCACATCTCTGCCCCAGTAAGCAAAGCATTCACCAATTTCTGCATGGGATTTCTGAGACTAGGGACTCTCTTCCCTAGTATAAGAACCAAAGGATCAGGTTGTATGTCAAGAAGCAGCACTCTTTGCAGCCAAAGTCTCACCATTGTCCAATATGTTTGAATGCCTGGGCAGGACCAGAACACATGCATTAACGTCCCCTCCATGTTACAGCCCCTCCAGCAATTGGGGGAGGTTGTCAGTGGGAACATCTTATATAGCAGGGAGGGAGTATGGTACCAGCCCAAaaattgaaaaaccacaaataataaaaaatgaaaacaaattgcaaattgtctcagaatatccctctttacatcatactattAAAAggtgatcaatatatatatatatatatatatatatatatatatatatatatatatatatacatatatatatatacaccatggATTATGTGGCTGCACTGAAGAAAGAtgcatttgctatatatataaatatatatatatactttcacttcttgattatatatatatatatatatatatatatatatatatatatatatatatatatatatatatatttgtcaccCTGACAAAGGTCAGGTTGAAACAATTGTGTTTTAGGTGTTCATTTTGAAATTACTTGCTTCAATTAcgtgatatatatagtgaataaagtaccccctcttgtaaaatgtaaggatattttaagttaccgaggcgttctatgaccatataaaagcacaagcatTAAGGCAGAGTTTTGCTTAAGTTCAAGGAATGCCTGGGTGACTCCTCCTCATATTtcacaacagggggtactttatataatacatatatagatttatataaactttaacaaacaaggaaaagttggaatcttttttaaaatatacactaAGAAGCCTCACAGTTTGAAaagctattttattaaaaaaattgttataaaagtagaGATGAATAAATGTGATTCACAGATTGGATCTAGAAATAGTTGCCGCTTATATAATTTGTCTGGCAGTTAATGGTACCAGAATATGAGATATTGCACGTGTTTTCATATGTCTTGCTCAGCTTCTCATGCTTGATCATCGAAGACAAAATATACTCATAATCAggccccggactggcaatctgtgggttctggcaaatgcaagaagggctgctataaggtaccatagaaaatcactatttagtgggctggtgggggctgattgggcctctgtgagggctgattgggcctctgtgtacctgaaatggcagggcctattttagttctcagtccggacctgcatcaTAATTCTAAGTATTTTGTCTTTCTTGCAAGTACATATCTCTTATGTTCTCAGCCATTATTTCTTTATCTCTGCCACTTGCTCCTTTTtcactttgttctttttttctcttccatTTCAATTTCCAGATTCTCCACTTTCTCATTTTAGTCTCCTTTTTGTCAGAAGCATTTTCTTTTAagatgtttgattccagtttttctccttctttttctCTCAGAAACCTCTTTTTCATCCATTTCAATTTCCCAATCTTCCACTTTCtcttttttgtctcttttttggcagaagcattttcttttaagatgtttgattccagtttttctccttctttttctCTCAGAAACCTCTTTGTCATCCATTTCAATTTCCCAATCTTCCACTTTCtcttttttgtctcttttttgtcAGAAGCATTTTCTTCTAagatgtttgattccagtttttcttcttctttcctctcAGAGACCTCTTTGTCACTATCCATTTTGACTTCAGGATTATTCTCAGAGACCTCTTTCTCAGCTTCTGTTTTGTCTTCTTTCGTCTCAGTGACCTCTTTGCCAGTTTCATTCTCATACTTCACTTCTGCTTTAATAGGTGTTTTGCTTCCTAAAACAAACCATTGCAACTGCTTAGTGAACTCTATGTTAAAACGACCATATCCCATAATGCAACCTATTGTCATATGCGCCCATTTCATCAAATTATCACATAAACTTGCACTGTGCACTTCTTTTGAGAGGGGTTATGCTGTTTTTTCCCTCTACGGTGTCTGTTGTTTGGGCTATATTGCGGACATTATAGAGAGATAAGCCTAAATGgttcttttaaaaatacaaacttAAGCCTCACCTCTATACACAACTACCTCTCTCATAAGAAGTACAGTGCAAGTCAACCAGAGCTACTGAACTCTAGAGTAAAGACTCAATATCTGTTCATGCGTGATAATATTTATACTTACCTCCTTTTTGTGTTCCATGAAGTGCAGTATTATCTGAAATTTCAGGAGCCTCAATATCCTTTTTACACTCCTTATATTTTTTGCTAAgataaaaagatattaaaaaagatattaaaaaaaatgttttttataaactgACTCTGGGACACAGTGATATTAAATTGTTAGGATCTATTAACTATTCCACTGTGTGGAATTATATCtggtagggatacaccaaattcattatttaggattcagccaaatcctttttgaaagattcgtccgaatactgaaccgaatcctaatttgcatataaacattaaggcaaattaggggcgggaaaggaaaatgtggaaaaactatttttacttccttgttttgtaacaaaaagtcacacgatttcagattgcatatgcacattacaatttggtttggccaggcaaaaGTATTTgcccgattcctgctgaaaaaggcggaatcctgcccgaatcccaaactgaatcctggattcgatgcatccctaacaTCTGGCCATGATATGAGCACACATCTGAATAAATGAATCATGCACTTTGCCTTATTTAAGACTTGATAAGGCCTCTAAAGCTTTTACTCCGCATAAGGCATTAGCTCTTGGGCACTCAAACACCTTTAATCAATTCATCTACATACATCCCTCCCTTCCCCTTCATCTCCAATAATTAAATTTAGTATAAAATtccccctttttattttaaattaatacaatcatataaacattttctttacaaaatatttaatttacatgtATAGTATTGCAAAAGAAAAGCAAGGGATTATGATGTCTGGACATAACTGGGTTCAGAAGAACTTACCGAAGAAAATAATATAGCAATAAAAGAAGTTCCAGGACTAATATGGCAGCGCATAGCAGAGATTTCACGCAATaaacttggcacttgttctgttCAGTGTCTGTACCAAAGAGAAATACAATTATTGGGTGCACATTAtactaattatttaaataattattccttaacaataataaaaaacaaacaaaagcaaattAAAGCTAGTATAAAAACAAgccattatatataatacatatagatATGATTAATAtatatcactaataataataatattatataacaataGGCGACCTAGCACACCattcattgtttatataaatgccaTAAATGTAAGATTATTTTGGTACCTGTAGTTTTAGAATAAGTAGATGCAAATAAGATGAAGATCAATAAACCAGTTTAAAAATTTATTACAGTTAGGTGAGTGTTTACAACTCtttaaataataacaacaataataaatatgtatatatctatatatagttaaGATATGTATGACTAATATATATGACTGATAATAATATATACTAGGTGACCTACCACaacattaattttaatattttatatatacatatatatatatatatatacatatatatatatatatatatatatatatatatacacatatatatatacatatactgtatatatgtaagcAAATTTTCATACCTGTAGTTTTAGAATATGTCATTTCAAATAagatgaaaaataagaaaataaataagaaaagatGTGTCTGCATTGTAGCTGTTAGCTCAGTGACACTAAGGAATGATGTCCCTTTTCAACTGACTAACAGACTGTTCATTATGATGTAATCTCATGGTTTCATTATGATGTAATCTCATGGCTTCATTATGATGTAATCTTATGGCTTCATTATGATGTTACAATGGACCACACATCCACTAAGGCTTGTTTACAGTTACTATGGTTACTAACAGTTACCTTTCTCAAACACACACActtgtaattcaaaaactagttTTGTTTGCAACTCTGTTACATAATACTTTATCTTAAAGGCGATCTAtcgcgaaaatgtaatataagcttcatcatactgaaaagagaaactttgtaaatacaatcaattgaatattctgcatcatttctgaaataatcaactttatattcactattcctatCTCAGTaactgtttctcctcattctgttttcatgcagcagttgggtgtcaggcgaatgatccactatatcttatagggggctcccttttctttttttttttaactttctctttattgatttttcacaTTATCATTTACAATAAAGCTTTGgagttttcagattttcttttacATAGAGCATTGGTTTTCTACATTGCCATTTTACCATGTAATCAACATTATACAGCCAATAAACCTGTGTTATTTCACATAATTGGTACAATCTTGAGGCATATATCTTTGCCAGGAAAAAACATACTCATGCAATTAACCCAAAGCTATGGGTAAATCATCCGTACTCCAGAATTGGTAACAACCTCAGGGTGTAAGTAAGGAAAATGTAAACCAACaaatgataaaacaaaaaaaaaaataaagaaaaaactccTCCTTGGGCAAGTCCTTAGTAAAGGTATGACTGTGGTATTTGTACTGAAATATTGGTGACTATAGTTAGGGCTGTGGCTCCCCCCTTTATTGACCCTTTCCATCCAAGATCTTGTTCCATTTGGGCAGGGGAGTTGCAATGAATAGAAAAAACGACCAAGTGATTGGACCTGGCTAAATCAGTTCCGGTAGGCTCCTATATAATCTGAGTAGAGTCCCAAGTAGACCAAATCCTGTCGAAACTGTCCACTCTATTGTTACGAAGTGCCGTTAGGTATTCCATCCGCCTAATGAAGCGGACTCtttccaaaaaaatctgtttcagatAGGGGATGGGTACATTTCCATTTCCCCGCAATTGCACATCTCTGCCCCAGTAAGCAAAGCATTCACCAATTTCTGCATGGGATTTGTGAGACTAGGGACTCTCTTCCCTAGTATAAGAACCAAAGGATCAGGTTGTATGTCAAGAAGCAGCACTCTTTGCAGCCAAAGTCTCACCATTGTCCAATATGTTTGAATGCCTGGGCAGGACCAGAACACATGCATTAACGTCCCCTCCATGTTACAGCCCCTCCAGCAATTGGGGGAGGTTGTCAGTGGGAACATCTTATATAGCAGGGAGGGAGTATGATACCAGCCCATCATGATCTTATATATGTTCTCtttcaaagtaatacaaagtGGAGTTTTAGTCGCATTGTCCCAGATATTATGCCAAGTTT
Above is a genomic segment from Xenopus laevis strain J_2021 chromosome 3L, Xenopus_laevis_v10.1, whole genome shotgun sequence containing:
- the LOC121401165 gene encoding histone-lysine N-methyltransferase, H3 lysine-79 specific-like; translation: MQTHLFLFIFLFFILFEMSYSKTTDTEQNKCQVYCVKSLLCAAILVLELLLLLYYFLRKKYKECKKDIEAPEISDNTALHGTQKGGSKTPIKAEVKYENETGKEVTETKEDKTEAEKEVSENNPEVKMDSDKEVSERKEEEKLESNILEENASDKKETKKRKWKIRKLKWMTKRFLRGKEGEKLESNILEENASDKKETKKRKWKIGKLKWMTKRFLRGKEGEKLESNILKENASAKKETKMRKWRIWKLKWKRKKEQSEKGASGRDKEIMAENIRDMYLQERQTT
- the LOC121401231 gene encoding histone-lysine N-methyltransferase, H3 lysine-79 specific-like, whose product is MVRLWLQRVLLLDIQPDPLVLILGKRVPSLTNPMQKLYNVHPIIVFLFGTDTEQNKCQVYCVKSLLCAAILVLELLLLLYYFLRKKYKECKKDIEAPEISDNTALHGTQKGGSKTPIKAEVKYENETGKEVTETKEDKTEAEKEVSENNPEVKMDSDKEVSERKEEEKLESNILEENASDKKETKKRKWKIGKLKWMTKRFLREKEGEKLESNILKENASAKKETKKRKWKIGKLKWMKKRFLREKEGEKLESNILKENASDKKETKMRKWRIWKLKWKRKKEQSEKGASGRDKEIMAENIRDMYLQERQNT